The nucleotide window CATTAATTCACGCTTTGCTAAAGTACACATCCTATATGTGGGGTCCACACCACTTAAGAACTCTTTTCGAGGAACTATCCGGTAAGAAATACAGTTGTCTTCACATTTGTCTCGGCACCTAGAATGAGATTAGGATAGACAGGGAGATTGGAATTTTTAGAAACAGTTACAACTCCTCCTGcctatttttgtctgttctttGTGCTTTGATTCTCCTCTAGTAGTAGCCGAAGAGAAGGTTATCCGATCtaggacaaaaggaaaatattaataagagagggtttaaaaataaagtaaaaagaattgAGTGAAGATTAGCAGTGTCAGAATGATTCAGACCAAACAAAGTAGAAAGAAGtaccttttttttcttgaatttaataTCGATTAAACCCAAAGGCTGTAAGACATTGAAGAGGTTTGTGGGTGAAATGGTAGATTATTTCCCTGTGGATTCTTTGAGCGAGGACAAAGAATTGTTGTGAGCCAGATAATTTAACTTTTGAGACCTTTTGCAGCCTCAGGATTCAGTGTGGTTCTACAGTGCTTCTGTTCAAGTTCTTCCGAGGAGTAAAGCTCCTTGTCCTTTCCTGCCAAATCTGATCTAACATTCTCTAGTCAGAGATATTGATACTGCTGTTCTATATGGTCTGAGGATGCTTCTCCATCCTGTTTCTCTGGGTGGCAGCTACATCCCGATTGTGACTTGTTCTGTCTACTCTTGTAGATCTTTATCTGCTAGGAATCTGGAGGATAATTCTTTCTCAcagataattaatttttctgttaattctttttttttttttaatagcaaagaaGATGTCCGAGCAACTGAAAAAGACAAGGTTGTTggttggttctttttttctttttaatggctctAGGAATCTCAATCCTTTAAAAGTATTATCCCAACGAATTTCAAAGGTCCGTGGGAATGTTGAGTGCAAAGAAGTTTAACAAGTTTCCTGCTATAAAGTGTGGACTTTACCTCACTGTCCCTTTCTTCTCTGTATGACTTTTGTTCATTCTTATACCAAAGGAGAGCTTGTTTATTCTTTGCCTTTGAATCTGGGTATTTATTCATTGCTATTCCCTCAGACTTACTTGACCCTTTTCAGAGCGAACTATAGTACCTTATGTTCAAGTCAGATGCCTGATGAGATTACTGAATTCAAAATCTTTCATTTATATGATAATACTCTAGGAGCAGTAAAAGTTGACTGAGTTGAGTGGTGATGATGATTTCTATTTTCTGGGATTAGAGAGTAGACTGGCTCTACCAGGGGGGTTAATGGTTTCATGTAGACCCAATCTAGAGCTTTCACTTAACATTCCTGTTCTTTCTTCACAGGTTGAAATTTATAAGAGTTTCCGCCCAGGTGACATTGTCTTGGCCAAAGTGGTATCCTTTATTCCCAGGAGACTTCTGGTTCCTTGTCAAAAGAAGAAATGGCAGTAGAGAAACAACTCAAGTGGCTAAGGGGGGAGGACttataattttcctctttttccttcaccAATGTTATGTGCCCAGATCTCCCTAGGTGATGCACAGTCCAACTACTTGCTGACCACTGCCGAAAACGAGCTAGGAGTGGTGGTAGCCCACAGTGAGTCAGGTGAGTTGCTCTATACTTCCACATCCTCACTTTCCCTGGGAGCTATGATTTGGGATTTATCCGTTGTTTTCCCTGGTTTCCCTTATGTAGACACTACTGAGATTAGAATGATTCTTACAGAAATCTAAGGAAACGGGACTCACTCCATAAGTCAGTGGAATAAACAAGGTGTTTCTTTGTGAGATCAGGTTCACGAGGTAGCTTGGCACTTCAGTTTCCCACCGAGCTGAAAAGAGGAGGCTCTCAGGCAAATCTTTGGGGTCCCAGCTCCAGCACCTGCTCTTCCCTTCCAGGTGTCCAGATGGTTCCCATCAGCTGGTGCGAGATGCAGTGCCCTAAGACCCACATTAAAGAGTTCCGGAAAGTGGCCCGAGTACAGCCTGAATTCTTGCAGACCTAGGAAGCCACATTTTACCCCATGGAGGGGAGTAAGCTGTTTGCAAGAGTACATATGTGAAAACAACATCAAGATGCCACTGTCTTTATTGAAACCCCTGGGGTCAGCCAGCAACCACCTCTAGAAGAATCTGCCAGAAACTTACTCAGTAGATGGAACATTTTTCTTGCCATCCTTTCAGTGGACTTCATTCTCTTGTATGATAACAACTTCACTTTTGGAGGCACCAGCAGCAAAACTGTGTGATTTCGGAAGTAGCCTATTCCTCTTGACAGTccttataaatgcatatttttgctgtgacaaagaaaacttttttacTAAAAGGATTGTGTGGTTTCTGTTGTCTTGAGTAGGGAAAGGCACCTGAATGGTGTCATGACATGTAGAACAGGGATTTGCCTGGTGGCACCCATTACCTGACATGTATCAAGTGCTTGTTTGCTCTGGACAAAGCCTGACTGCCaatcttttttgtaatttttgtgttCTATTTTAGGTACttatgtttattgagtacttactgtgtgccaggcactgagtcaATCACTTTATATACCTCCCCCCCCCCATTTAGGTACATTATGGTTTAGTGAAAATTCTAAGACCCATGTGGTGGTACAGGTAGCATGTGAGTAGTTCTGAAAAGTTAAGATATTGCTGATAGAGTGAGTACTCCAAGAAGTGTCAAATCTGAATTGAAAGGTAGGACAGAGCACTATCTTATGAGGTGGCCAGGCAACGATTTATGACATGAGATTGAAAGGAATTAAAGAATTTAGATAAGTGAAGTGAAAATATTCAAGGCAGAGAGACAAGCCCAGGCTAAGTGCAAAAGCATGAATGAAGGCACATAGTGAGGGTGGTTGAAGAAGAGTTTTGGAGTCAGGCCACTTGagtttcctctatttttttttttttctgaagacatTTCTAGTTATCACATTGAGTTTCCTCTAGTTGCTAGTCTTGAGCATGTTAgagtgttgttgtttttttttaatagaaaattttgagGTAATTATAGATTCAcctgcagttttaaaaaataatacaggccaggaggcacagtggcccacgcctgtaatcccagcactttgagccaaggcaggaggattgtttgaggccagaagttgagatcagtctggacaacatagcaagaccctatctctacaaaaagttaaaaaatttcccagaaatggggcatgcacctgtagtcccagctattggagagactgaggcaggaggattgcttgagccaggagtttgaagctgtagtgagctaggatcgtgccactgtgctccagcctgtgcgacagtgagaccttgtctctaaaaaagaagaaatactacAGAGAGATCCCTTGTATACTttgcccagtttcccccaatggtgaCATTTTGCAAAGTTAGGGTATAACACAACAACTAGGATGTTGACATTGATACTTAAGTTGTTTCTATCTCATGTCTGGTTCTTCATCTGAAATAGTGTGACCTCATAGGATTAGTGTGAGGAAGAAATGCATAAAAGTGCTCTAGACATGCTAATTTTACAGGTACTATGTATCTGATTGCCTTCTATCAAGTAACTACTAAATGCCAGGCCTTATGCTAGACACTTTGATGTACTTTGGTTAATCAATCAGTCACCTATAGATAGGTGTTTTAagactttacaatttttttctattatagaCAGTGCTGCAGAGAGTACCCTCTTATCTTTATGTTTGTGCATGCCTGTGTTTCTTTGGCAAAAGAGAGTCTTAGCAGTAGAATGTTGAGTCAAagaatatgtgcattttaaattttgattcgATTCTCCCTTAGTGCCTTTCAGAAAGACTCTACCAATTGAATCTCTTAACAATGTTAGCCTTTTTACTCATGTTATCTCTGAACTTCACAGTGACCCTGGAAGGTAGCCATCATTTCCACATTTTACAGACGAGCAAACTAAgccttagaaaaattaatttacttgccccaagtcacacagccaccAAGTAGCAAAGCAGTattcaaacccagctctgttTCACTGTGAAGCTTACAACGTTCTTCCACCTGTGTCGTGGTGCCTCCTTTATGCCAAGTATTGAACAGAACCTTGGCCATGCAGTTAGAGGCTTTCCATATTGACATTCGTTCATTAATCATGAGTACTTTTTGGACattgttcattcaataaatatatattgagcaacTACTTTCCCTACCACTTTCCCTTTCCAGGACTGGGGAGGAAAGCAGTGAACATGATCAAAACAGTCCtgtggagtttatattctagtggggaaGGACAGATAATAAGTAAAGTCAAATATAATTTCAGGCAGTAATCTTTTAAAAGTGTCATAAAGCAAAATAGAAAGTGAGTAAGGGGCCTTTTTTGTTCACTCAAGAGTATCATCTAACCTAGGCTCTTATCTAATGCTCTATCGGAATCAGAATATATTATCTTTGTGTTTTTCCCCTATCTATTAGTACTAAAGATAACCAAAAGTGAAACAAGGTTAGTTTTCACTACAAACAAATTGTGCCCGGCTTGACTTATTTCTTGTTTTCCCATTTCAGTTGACTTTCTAGCTATAGCACTTAAGGATTCAGTAGGACAGCTGATACTTTGATAATATAATTTTGGTCAGGATGGAGAAGCAGAGGGTGGGTGATActaattttcctgtttatttctttgcctaTCACCCTGTTTCCAAAGAGCATTTGAAACAACTGGATAATGGCCTTCCCTGGTCTGCTGCAGACCAAGTTTCTTACGCTGAACCATACGTAACTAGCACAGGTTAGTTATGTACCTGCCTCCCCAAGTAGCCTGAGCTCCTTTTAGGGCAGGATTCTGTCTTGTTTATCTTTAAATTCCCAGTACTCAATACTGCGACTAACCTATataacaagtgctcaataaaattaTTGTTGAGTATTCTTATAGCTGAATGGCTGTGCCCAAACAGGAACCACTGCATAAGGGTGACAGATTGCTAATCTGAAATTAGATTAGCAAGAGAACAAGGAAGAGGCTGTTCTTCTTGTGCCTTGGAATGGTGGTTCTCAGCCTGTGTTAGGTATACTTCAAAATTAccaataaagcttaaaaaaataaataaagcaggtgCCCTAGCCCTTGAATCTGATGGTGTGAGCCGAGAGCAGGTGTTTGTGTTTTTAAGCtgcacaggtgattctgatgtgctgCTGTGGGGGGGGAAGCACTGTCTGGGAGGTCTAGTAGTTGTGGGTTTCCCAGGGGTAATGGATGATCCCAGCTTTCTGTTACTTTCCTGCCATAGGCAGCAGGTCTAGTCAGGACTCTTAAGGTACAAGGAATGGAGACTGCTGTGAGCTCAACTGCTGTCAGGATGTAGAGTCATATTGATCCCAGGATAGGAAACAGGTGTGGTCTGGCCTCATGAGAACTAGAAGAGTCAGGAACTGAGACTGTCCTCTCCCTTTCTTGGGCCCCAAAGCCTCATCTCTAGTTTTTGCCTCAGTTTATATATGGCCAGAAAAGAGTCGCTTTGGCCTTTTTCAGTCAGTTCCCCACAGAGAACAGGCCACAACCTCTCATTTTCCCAATTAATTTCTTGGGAAAGAAATCTAATCCCAACTCATTTTTTAGAGCCAGGCCACCAAAGTTATACCACCAACAAGCTTATGAATCCTGCCCTTGAATTAGAAGCCCATCCAAtcattggtggtggtggtgggggagttGTAGTGTCAGAATTTCAGTGTACTCAGTGGAACTGTTCCCAGGGAAAAAGTGGGTGCAGATTCCCTGACAAGGAGGTAAATAGCGAAGCAGATGGCCCAAACTTGCTTAGTGACAGATAATACTAAACAAAGGAAGTATCCTTGGGAAAAACGTCATGCCTCAAGAACTTACTCTGGACCAGACAAGCGAGGATGAAGGATTAAGAGGCGAAAGGTCAGCTGCTAAAGTCACCcttgagaaggagaaagaggaataaGAACAAAAAGGCTGCTGAACCCTGGGGATAGCTGGACAAAGACCGAGTGGCAATACCTGATGCCCTGTAGCCACCCAAGTGGGGACTAGAATCACAGAAGGATGAACAGTACAATGGGTCAGTAGCTGGTGGTTTAAAAAATTTGGGGTTCACAGCAGGCTCCAGAAATAACAGAATCACCAGCCATAGGGTACTGACTGGGGAGAGCATTTGTGAGGGTTTTGCCTAGGGGCCGTCACCAGTTACGGACCTGTTTTGTTCACTCAGGAACTTGAGTTCACCAGAGGGTGACCCTGGAGGGTGAAGCACGAGGCCAAAAGGGCAGCCTGGTAAAAAGGCAGGTGCCGGTGAGTGAATGTCCCAAGGCAGGTGGGTGGGATTTGTGGGCTGGATTTGAACCAGAGTCGGTGGGACACCTCCTTTCCCCTCATAAGTCTATTCCTTGAGTATTTACTGTCCAGGCTTCCCAAACTTTAGAGGAACCATCTCAGATTGCCACAACTTGATGAAAATGTCTGCGTAGAGGCAATCAGAGTTTGGAGAATTGATTCACTTTCCCTAAATTCACAAAAGACTGATTGATAAACCAGAACACACATTTACATTAATTCCCACTAAGGAATCTTTTTTCGACAACCACTGATGTTCTAATAGCGCAGCCTTCATAGTATCGGGGAACTGAGAAACAGTAGGGACCAGGTAGGGCTTTGAAAAAGATAAGAGCAAGAGAACCAAACATGAGAGAGCGGGATGGGTTGCGGGTTCTGCCGTGTGACCTGTGGTAGAGACTCCCCTGGCTTCACTGCACAATCTGTGTTTCTAAGGACCAGGAATTTTAATCTCCCTGGGGTCCCCTGTCTTCCCCAGGGCTGGATAAATGGACAGGCTCTCTGTTCTGGACTCCAGATTCCCTCATCCACTATTTACAGCAGCATCTCCATTCATCATTTCGCTGGCACTGGCGGAACACGTTAGAGTTCTCGGCTGAAATGGATTACCTTCTCAGCCAGCGTTTTTTGCTGCCCTACAGGGAAGCGTTTTCATCTTGGCAGAAGCCAGTTCCCAGCAGATGGCCCTATGGAGTATGTGGAGGACGATTTCCTCCAGAGAGCTGACCTCACCTTTAGAGTCATGCTTCTTACTGTTCAGCTGCAGAATGGCACTTGCTTCCCTGGCCCTCTGCATGTGGAGAATTTGTCATTTGAACCGGTATACCTCTCTCCTCTGACTGTACCCACTCACTGTCTTGGGTGGGGAGCAAAGTCCTCATTCCCCAGCAGTGGAGCCTGGCCTGGTGGTCACAATCAGATGCCCATTCTTTGGAGCTGGAGGGCAAGACTGAGTAGCTCTACCCAAGCTGTCACTGAGCTGGCCACCGGAGTATGTGGGCTCACAGTCAGAAGGACCTGAGTTTGAAACATGCTCCACCATCTAATCCCTGTGagatcttggacaaattacttaacctacCCCCTCACTCAAGCCTATTTCCTCATCCTAAAAATTGGGATGAACCTACCTACCTTCAAGTAATACGAAAAGTAAAAAATGTGTTGAGTAGCTGGCACAATAAATTTAAGTCTCCATGGGACTCGACTCTGGGTGGCAGTAGAGGGCAACAGAAGGCAAATCCTGAGCCCCTTTCCCAGATGAGGGCTTGAAGGAGCCAAGTCACACAACAGGGGCAGCAGATGCTTCAAGACAGCAAAGGGCCTTTCTGCAAAGACACATCACTCCTGTAGCAGGCCTTGCTCTCTGGCACTCATCTCTGACGAGGAAGGTGGAACTTTTGCTACTTATAGTATCTCCCTTACACCCACAGCTAGGGTTGGTGCCCCATGAGCCAGCCAATCCAGTCTGACTCGGTGAAGAGCCCTTGGTCAAACAAAATTACCAACTCTGGTCTAGGATACCATACAGGTTAGGAAGGTAACACTCCACCAGGCTCTTGGGAGACTCAAATTAGTAAAGGTCTTCCTAAGGTTATTACATAGATCAAATGAAAACCTCAACTTGAAAAGCAGGATGCTTAAAGCTAAATTTTAGAATAAGGACCTTGATTTAGTTTAACTGAAATCCTTCATCTGGGCTCCAGTACTGAGCACGTCTgcatatttcctcttctgtaaacgAGTTATCAGCCCTTTCACGGGTTCTTACCCGGCAGTGGCTGGCACAGAGGAGTTGCACAGCTCAGTAGATGGAGGGTATTACCTGCTCCTActaggagaagggaaaggaaatgttttctCGTGCCTCACGGACTTTCTCATGTTCTAATGATCTTTTCAAAGGCCTTGGGGAAAGGCAGCAAATGTGAACAGTGCCCCTTCCCAATTGTATATAGAATGTGATCATGTTCTTCCCATTGCActaagtcattttttaaagttatgtataatttttgaggattttttttttggagatagggtttctctctgttgcccaggctggagtgcagtggtgtgatcatagctcagtgcagcctcgaactcctgggctcaagcaatcatctacctcggcctcccaaagtgctaggattacaggcccatgccaccacatTCAACCAAGGATGTTATTAGATGACTGGCAGAGTTCAAACTTTAGGGGCCAGAAAGAAAGATATGAATCAAGTTTATAGATTACTAATAgaaaagggttaaaaaaaatccagcaaagCCTTTACTTACTCTAAAAGGGGTATAACGGAGATTCAGAATTTTACTTTGCCATTGAGGGACGTTCAGTAACCAGGACCACTGAGCAGGAGCTGCTCAGAGGGGCAACATCCCACCCCAGACCTCAGCCCTTCAGGCTTAGGTGGAAAACCTGCCCCAGACTGTGTAAAGTTGTGACTGGTTGCCTTAAAACTCCTGATCCTGTCGTACAAGGACTTGGGTAATGAATGACATTTCAAGGTGAAAGCTAAGATTTCCTCAGACAAAAGGTCTTACACATCACACATGAAAATATTGCACATCACTCCTTTATTATACTGATCTGGAAAAAAGATTAGTACAGTTACGCTTAAAATGAATACTGGGCCCACACAGCAGGGCCAAGCAACTAGAACATGACTCAGAAACCAGACAGTGAAAGACACACTTGGACATGATCAAGAAGCATTTCACTGCCACAAAACAAGGCCGGGGAAGGATTCGAAAACACAGCAGGATGCACTCCTACCCCTTAGAAGTCAAGGAGCTTATCCCATATTGGTGTGAGGAATGGCTTATTTTCTAATGACCATATGTGGGACTATTTCAACCGCCACTAGAAAACCCCaggagggtttttgttttgtattatttatatattctttttttgtaaaagtaaATGTAACACAAACTTAATACAGGATTGATCCCAACCTTCTGGAGCCAGCTTCTCTGGGGTCAGAGAGGAAACTGCTGTTTTTGTAGATCACCATGCAGGTTATACTCATCTTCCACTGGAATGACTAGAGCCCCCTAGGCAGTGGCCTCACTATGGAAGAGTAAAGGACCGGCTCCTGGAAGCAAGGAGGCTCTCTTACTCCTCCTCATTTGGTCATGCCTCCGCATGGTTCTTCCCTAGCCCCTACTCAAGCAGGTCCCTAGTAAACAAAGCACTGGCAAACCCCAAGTTACCACCTCTCAACTCTTGGATAAGAGGAGTCTTCCCTTGGCTTAGACTGAGAACCCAGACCCCAGAGGTGCTATTCTGACTAGATTGTATGAAGGGAGTGGGTGCAGGAGAAAAAATGACTAAGAAGAAAATGGGAGCCACTGGTCCCCATCTGCAGCTACAACTTAGGATGCCTCCAGATGTGGTCAGTGTGACATGTGCAGGGGAGAGGTGCAGAGGaatgggaaggtggggagggtgTTCCTTGGGCAGTATTCTGTCTGCTGGCCTTCACTTCTTGGCCTTGCCCTGGGCAGCCACAGCTTCCATGGCTTTACGAACGGTCTCTTCATCCCCCAGGAACTGCATGGGCTTGATGGGCTTCAAGTTCTTGTCCAATTCATAGACCATGGGAATACCAGTCGGCAGGTTCAGCTCCATGATAGCCTCTTCAGAGAGACCTGAAAACACCCACCATGATCAGCCACGCAAGATATGAATCCACATCACCCCTCCAGGTTTCCTCTTTGTCCTCTGGGTGACAGAGTACTTTGATAGGAATTAAAATAAGACATCCTTTCCGATCTAATGGTAGTTCTGAACCCAAGGAATGGTCCCTAATACTTATTTCTCAGCCATTAaactgaaaagcaagaaaagataTACAAGATTTTGAGATGGACCACCAACAAACTAAGAAAGGTGTATACTGTAGATATCCCTACCAAAATGGGATATATATCTCAAAAATATAGTCTATCCAGCCTGCCAAAAATCAGCACACCTGGGCATTTAGGCCCTAGGGTGAAACAATTTAAGATGCAAATTGAGATTCCTATGTTAAATTGTGCCAGGTTGTAACTAAAGAAGATTTGTATCAGAAGTTTCAACTGGCAATCTTAATTTAGGCATCTCAAACTTGAATGTGTATCTGAATCAGGTCTGGAGTGGGACCTGGGATCCTGTATGGATCATCAAGCTCCCAGGGGGTCCAGCTGTCGCTGCTCTgcagaccacattttgagaaacaggGCTAGAGGGTGTTTTTCCACTAGGAGTCAACCTAGACTGTCTCTAGGGCTATCAGTATGTCCAGCCCTTTTTTGAAGGTCTCCTTTATACTAAATAAGTCCCTGATTAGTGGCAGTCCTGCTTTATCCCTCCTTGAGGTCCCCTCTAAAAAAGGTACATACCCTCCAGATGCTTGACAATGCCCCGAAGGCTGTTGCCATGGGCTGCAATCAGTACCCGTTTCCCCTCCTTAATCTGGGGAACTATTTC belongs to Lemur catta isolate mLemCat1 chromosome 14, mLemCat1.pri, whole genome shotgun sequence and includes:
- the EXOSC1 gene encoding exosome complex component CSL4 isoform X1 gives rise to the protein MAPPVRYCIPGERLCNLEEGSPGSGTYTRHGYIFSSLAGCLTKSSENGSLPVVSVMRETESQLLPDVGAIVTCKVSSINSRFAKVHILYVGSTPLKNSFRGTIRKEDVRATEKDKVEIYKSFRPGDIVLAKVISLGDAQSNYLLTTAENELGVVVAHSESGVQMVPISWCEMQCPKTHIKEFRKVARVQPEFLQT
- the EXOSC1 gene encoding exosome complex component CSL4 isoform X2 — protein: MWGPHHLRTLFEELSAKKMSEQLKKTRLLVEIYKSFRPGDIVLAKVISLGDAQSNYLLTTAENELGVVVAHSESGVQMVPISWCEMQCPKTHIKEFRKVARVQPEFLQT